The Humulus lupulus chromosome 3, drHumLupu1.1, whole genome shotgun sequence genome window below encodes:
- the LOC133823310 gene encoding microtubule-associated protein 70-1-like — protein MATGTHIINGEPETSRPVFSSSASFKARKKPQATAAGNRAGTGTEADDLVTFFHGSDPLRVELSRLENDVRDKDRELGEALAEIKSLRNSERLKQKAVEELTDELNKVDEKLKTTEALLESKNLEIKKINDEKKAALAAQFAAEATLRRVHAAQKDDEMPPIEAIIAPLEAELKLARQEVTKLQDDNRALDRLTKSKEAALLEAERTVQIALAKASLVDDLQNKNQELMKQIEICQEENKIIDKMHRQKVAEVEKLTQTVRELEEAVLAGGAAANAVRDYQRKVQEMNEERKTLEREVARAKVSANRVATVVANEWKDGNDKVMPVKQWLEERKFFQGEMQQLRDKLAVAERTAKAEAQLKEKYQMRFKVLEERVKASNGGSRSAIEARSVSNGRSRRQSLGGAENFSRLSSNGYLSKRISNLQVGAQRPNSGTALLKSAKISSNSFDGGSRSLERDKLTPEMTLKDNTPSNASDHTEMIGMNGRQDDSANATTPIGNSRTEHEDYISGVLYDMLQKEVVTLRKACNEKDQTLKDKDDAIEMLAKQVDTLNKAREVEAKKMRREVAAMEKEVAASRTGNEHEQRTRRLSSAPRAAVSMTRSLSARNARKS, from the exons ATGGCCACCGGGACGCACATAATCAACGGCGAACCGGAGACGTCCAGGCCGGTCTTTAGCTCATCGGCTTCTTTCAAGGCTCGCAAGAAGCCTCAAGCCACCGCGGCCGGTAACCGAGCAGGAACCGGCACCGAGGCCGATGACCTCGTCACTTTCTTTCACGGCTCCGATCCACTTCGGGTTGAGCTCAGCCGCCTCGAGAATGATGTTCGAG ATAAAGATAGGGAATTGGGAGAGGCTCTTGCAGAAATCAAATCGCTAAGGAACTCCGAACGCCTTAAACAGAAGGCAGTTGAAGAG TTGACAGATGAGCTAAACAAAGTGGATGAAAAATTAAAAACTACTGAAGCTCTTTTGGAGAGCAAG AACCTTGAAATTAAAAAGATCAATGATGAGAAGAAAGCTGCTTTGGCTGCACAATTTGCTGCAGAAGCCACTCTGCGAAGAGTCCATGCTGCACAGAAGGATGATGAAATGCCTCCCATTGAGGCCATTATCGCTCCACTGGAGGCAGAGCTTAAGCTTGCTAGGCAGGAG GTAACAAAGTTGCAGGATGACAATAGAGCACTTGATCGGCTAACAAAATCAAAGGAGGCTGCTCTGCTTGAGGCTGAGAGAACAGTTCAGATAGCTCTGGCAAAAGCATCCTTGGTTGATGATCTGCAAAACAAAAACCAAGAACTTATGAAGCAGATAGAAATATGCCAG GAAGAGAACAAAATCATTGACAAAATGCATAGGCAAAAGGTTGCTGAGGTTGAAAAGCTGACTCAAACAGTTCGTGAGCTTGAAGAGGCTGTTTTGGCTGGTGGGGCTGCTGCGAATGCTGTGCGTGATTACCAACGTAAAGTGCAGGAGATGAAT GAGGAGAGAAAAACTTTAGAACGAGAGGTGGCTCGTGCAAAAGTTTCTGCAAATCGTGTGGCGACTGTAGTTGCAAATGAGTGGAAAGATGGGAATGACAAAGTGATGCCTGTTAAGCAATGGCTTGAAGAAAGAAAATTTTTTCAG GGAGAAATGCAACAGCTTCGGGATAAGTTGGCAGTGGCAGAGCGCACGGCAAAGGCAGAAGCACAACTAAAG GAAAAGTACCAAATGCGCTTCAAGGTTTTGGAAGAGAGGGTTAAAGCATCTAATGGAGGTTCTCGTTCAGCCATAGAAGCAAGAAGCGTAAGCAATGGGCGTTCGAGACGTCAGTCTCTTGGAGGAGCTGAGAACTTCTCTAGATTGTCCTCCAATGGATATCTCTCTAAAAGAATTTCAAATTTGCAAGTAGGAGCCCAGCGTCCCAATAGTGGTACTGCACTTCTAAAGAGTGCCAAGATTTCATCAAATTCATTTGATGGTGGTAGTAGGTCACTGGAAAGAGACAAGCTAACGCCAGAGATGACTCTGAAAGACAATACACCTTCCAATGCTAGTGATCACACCGAAATGATCGGGATGAATGGTAGACAAGACGATAGTGCAAATGCCACCACTCCTATTGGTAATTCCAGAACAGAACATGAAGATTACATTTCAGGAGTGTTATACGATATGTTACAGAAAGAGGTTGTAACTTTGAGGAAGGCATGCAATGAGAAAGATCAGACACTCAAGGACAAAGATGATGCAATTGAG ATGTTGGCAAAGCAAGTTGACACGTTGAACAAAGCAAGGGAAGTTGAGGCCAAGAAAATGAGGAGGGAAGTAGCTGCCATGGAGAAAGAAGTTGCTGCTAGTCGTACTGGCAATGAACATGAACAGAGGACAAGGCGGCTCAGTAGTGCTCCCAGAGCAGCTGTTTCTATGACCCGCTCACTCTCTGCTAG GAATGCACGAAAATCTTGA
- the LOC133825246 gene encoding uncharacterized protein LOC133825246 — MFLERYFPASKVGSIKKEICGIRSMIDVASGGALVDKTSAASRSLISNMVSNSQQFGICQDPNLPPKLVNEVSTSNVNLLGQQLAQLTAVVQQLTLGQQMYCEPFSQTYNPGWCDHPNLRYGNQQQAAPQSTPARPPGFTFQQRSQQNFVPRTMQAPQATQPLSTKPSIEDLINAIATNMLQFQQTTQASIKSLENQVGQLAASYNRLEAHLSNKLPSQLERNPKENVSVLTLQSSIQYEPPTQPSSPAPVQKQAVDNSIHDEPSMQKKSHKPTMPTYVSRPPFPSRLKIFKQEEADKEILETFRKVEVNIPLLDAIKQVPRYAKFLKELCTNKKKLKGEEKISVRENASAVLQKKLPPKCKDPGTFTIPCMIGNKMIEQCMIDLGASINVMS, encoded by the exons ATGTTCTTGGAACGATATTTTCCAGCATCTAAAGTTGGAAGCATCAAGAAAGAGATCTGCGGTATAAG GAGTATGATAGATGTAGCCAGTGGGGGTGCACTAGTTGATAAGACTTCTGCTGCATCTaggagcttgatttctaatatggtttcCAACTCACAACAGTTTGGCATTTGCCAAGACCCAAATCTACCCCCCAAATTAGTTAATGAAGTGAGCACTTCTAATGTTAATCTGCTTGGTCAACAATTGGCTCAATTAACTGCAGTGGTGCAACAACTTACTTTAGGCCAACAG ATGTACTGTGAACCATTTTCACAAACTTATAATCCTGGCTGGTGTGATCATCCAAATCTTCGttatgggaatcaacaacaagCTGCTCCACAGTCTACACCTGCGAGACCACCTGGGTTCACTTTTCAACAGCGGTCTCAACAGAATTTTGTACCTAGAACTATGCAAGCACCACAAGCTACTCAACCACTGAGTACAAAACCCTCTATTGAAGATTTAATCAATGCAATTGCTACAAATATGCTTCAGTTTCAGCAAACTACCCAAGCTTCCATCAAAAGTTTGGAGAATCAGGTGGGACAACTAGCGGCATCATATAACAGGTTGGAAGCTCATCTTTCTAATAAATTACCTTCACAACTTGAGAGGAATCCCAAGGAGAATGTAAGTGTGCTAACATTGCAAAGTAGTATACAATATGAGCCACCCACACAACCTTCATCGCCAGCTCCAGTGCAAAAGCAAGCAGTAGACAACTCCATCCATGATGAACCATCAATGCAGAAAAAGTCACATAAACCAACTATGCCAACCTATGTCTCTCGTCCGCCTTTTCCAAGCAGATTGAAAATTTTTAAGCAGGAGGAAGCTGACAAGGAAATTCTTGAGACCTTTCGCAAAGTTGAAGTGAACATTCCATTACTTGATGCTATTAAACAAGTTCCACGTTATGCTAAATTTTTGAAGGAGTTGTGCACGAATAAGAAGAAATTGAAGGGTGAGGAAAAGATAAGCGTGAGGGAGAACGCCTCTGCTGTTCTCCAAAAGAAGCTGCCACCAAAATGCAAGGATCCTGGAACCTTTACAATTCCTTGTATGATTGGGAATAAAATGATTGAGCAGTGTATGATAGACTTAGGAGCATCGATTAATGTCATGTCATAG